The DNA sequence GTGCACATCCGCCTCATGGTCACCCGCGGCATCAAGGCCACGCCCTACCAGGACCCGCGCGTCACCCTCGGCCCTGCCACGGTGGTCATCATCCCTGAGTACAAGCAGCCCCTGCCGGCGACGGTGGAGAAGGGCATCCGCCTCTTCACCACCCACGTGCGCCGCGCCGCGCCGGATACTCTCGATCCGAAGCTCAACGCCCATTCCAAGCTCAACGACATCCTGGCCTGCATCCAGGCGGCCAAGGCGGGCTACGACGAGGCCCTGATGCTGGACCCCCACGGTTTCGTCGCCACCTGCAACTCCACCCACTTCTTCATCGTGCGCAAGGGCGAGGTGTGGACCTCCTCCGGCAAGTATTGCCTCGGCGGCATCACCCGGGCCAACGTGCTGCGCGTCTGCCGCGAGCATGGCCTCCCGCACTTCGAGAAAGACTTCAGCCTCACGGATGTGTACGGCGCCGAGGAAGCCTTCGTCACCGGCACCTTCGCGGGCCTCGTGCCCGTCACGGAGGTGGATGGCCGGCGCATCGGTGCCGGCACGCGTGGGCCCATGGTGCAGAAGCTGCAAGGCCTCTACATGGATCTCGTCAAGCGCGAGAGCGCGCGGGGCCCACGCGTATGACCCAGGGCCTGCGGGTGGCCATGTGGTCGGGACCCCGCA is a window from the Gammaproteobacteria bacterium genome containing:
- a CDS encoding aminotransferase class IV codes for the protein MAKGTHDYQADPRNAAIQVSINGELFPRDQAKVSVFDSGYILGDGVWEGLRLHAGGLPFLELHLDRMYEGAKAIDMDIGLTREQLTERILAALRANKMQDGVHIRLMVTRGIKATPYQDPRVTLGPATVVIIPEYKQPLPATVEKGIRLFTTHVRRAAPDTLDPKLNAHSKLNDILACIQAAKAGYDEALMLDPHGFVATCNSTHFFIVRKGEVWTSSGKYCLGGITRANVLRVCREHGLPHFEKDFSLTDVYGAEEAFVTGTFAGLVPVTEVDGRRIGAGTRGPMVQKLQGLYMDLVKRESARGPRV